A region of Vitis riparia cultivar Riparia Gloire de Montpellier isolate 1030 chromosome 12, EGFV_Vit.rip_1.0, whole genome shotgun sequence DNA encodes the following proteins:
- the LOC117926961 gene encoding nuclear intron maturase 2, mitochondrial, with the protein MNYMHHQRLAVLAHRVLVKHVVLVNHVVLVNHSFSATNNFFLYAKSDFPNPRNNGFSFFRAFSFAAANRRTPDPDDPSTLMKEDGVALCSQMWIDNFRAPDATVTNLTSFLRRFELWVLAYQKVCADEMGAYMPRSAIQRSALEDLLGLRNAVLDSRFKWGARLEFFIKSPKDKTEYESLSKRKIRAILTTTQPAPFQDKIVQEVLFMILEPIYESRFSEKSFAFRPGRNAHSVLRVIRRSFAGYLWYIKGDLSTILDGMKVGLVISALMRDVRDKKVIDLVKAALVTPVITSQVDEGEKKKKKKRKYQKKRVLAEDEPKPDPYWLETFFGFAPEEAEKLPSWGHCGILSPLLANVCLDELDRWMEGKIKEFYRPSKSDVIWNSPDGEVEQGNTSWPEFVPTSGPDKTRKMDYIRYGGHILIGVRGPRADAAILRKQLIEFCDQKYMLKLDNESLPIEHITKGIMFLDHVLCRRVVYPTLRYTATGGKIISEKGVGTLLSVTASLKQCIKQFRKLSFLKGDRDPDPQPCFRMFHATQAHTNAQMNKLLSTMVEWYRYADNRKKVVNFCSYIVRGSLAKLYAAKYKLRSRAKVYKIGARNLSRPLKEKKGQSPEYHNLLRMGLVESIDGLHYTRMSLVPETDYSPFPSNWRPDHEKALLEYIKLDDSKTLEEQRSCLREHGLVSPQDYISMLVWNYKRNAIIVDQLSVGKSGVSDAQRGKELLLGSTHENYDHRSRGEEDKEEGFHAAQI; encoded by the coding sequence ATGAACTACATGCATCATCAACGCCTCGCCGTCTTGGCTCATCGGGTACTCGTAAAGCACGTGGTACTTGTAAACCATGTGGTACTCGTAAACCATTCTTTTTCTGCAACCAACAACTTCTTCTTGTATGCAAAATCTGATTTTCCAAACCCTAGGAATAACGGGTTTTCGTTTTTTCGAGCTTTCTCATTCGCGGCGGCCAACCGTAGGACACCGGACCCCGATGACCCATCCACCTTGATGAAGGAAGATGGGGTTGCTCTGTGCTCCCAAATGTGGATTGATAATTTTCGAGCACCGGATGCTACTGTGACCAATTTGACCTCTTTTCTCCGTAGATTTGAGTTGTGGGTATTGGCCTACCAAAAAGTTTGCGCTGATGAGATGGGGGCTTATATGCCCCGGAGTGCGATACAAAGATCAGCGCTTGAAGACTTGTTAGGGCTGCGCAATGCAGTTCTTGATTCTAGGTTTAAGTGGGGAGCTAGGTTGGAGTTCTTTATAAAATCTCCCAAGGACAAGACCGAGTATGAATCATTGTCTAAGAGGAAAATTAGGGCTATTTTGACTACCACGCAGCCTGCCCCATTTCAAGATAAGATAGTTCAAGAGGTTTTGTTTATGATTTTGGAGCCAATTTATGAGTCACGGTTCTCAGAGAAGTCATTTGCATTTAGACCTGGGAGAAATGCTCATTCGGTGTTGCGGGTCATTCGCCGAAGTTTTGCCGGTTATTTATGGTATATAAAAGGGGATTTGAGTACGATATTGGATGGGATGAAGGTGGGGTTGGTGATAAGTGCTTTAATGAGGGATGTTAGAGATAAAAAGGTGATTGATTTGGTGAAGGCAGCGTTAGTCACACCGGTGATCACAAGTCAGGTTGATGaaggagagaagaagaaaaagaagaagaggaagtaTCAAAAGAAGAGGGTGTTAGCAGAAGATGAGCCAAAACCTGACCCATATTGGTTAGAGACCTTTTTTGGGTTTGCTCCTGAGGAGGCAGAGAAGCTTCCTTCTTGGGGGCATTGTGGGATTCTTAGTCCCCTTTTAGCTAATGTATGTCTAGATGAACTGGACCGTTGGATGGAGGGTAAGATTAAGGAGTTTTATCGCCCGTCAAAGAGTGATGTCATATGGAATAGTCCGGATGGGGAAGTAGAACAAGGGAATACATCTTGGCCAGAATTTGTCCCTACTAGTGGCCCAGACAAAACCAGAAAAATGGATTATATAAGATATGGGGGTCACATTTTGATTGGAGTTCGAGGACCTAGAGCTGATGCTGCAATATTGAGAAAGCAGTTGATTGAGTTTTGTGATCAGAAATATATGCTTAAGCTTGACAATGAGAGCCTTCCTATTGAACATATAACTAAGGGCATAATGTTTCTCGATCATGTGTTGTGCCGGAGAGTTGTGTATCCTACTCTTCGGTACACTGCAACTGGTGGGAAGATCATTAGTGAGAAGGGTGTGGGCACCCTCTTGTCTGTCACTGCAAGCTTGAAACAATGCATTAAGCAATTTAGGAAGTTGAGCTTTCTTAAAGGGGATAGGGATCCAGATCCACAACCTTGTTTCAGAATGTTTCATGCCACTCAGGCTCATACAAATGCTCAAATGAATAAGCTATTGTCGACTATGGTTGAGTGGTATAGGTATGCAGATAACCGGAAGAAAGTTGTGAACTTCTGTTCATACATAGTAAGGGGATCGCTTGCGAAACTTTATGCTGCAAAATACAAGCTCCGTTCCCGAGCAAAGGTGTATAAAATCGGTGCACGAAATTTGAGCCGTCCTTTGAAGGAGAAAAAAGGGCAGTCTCCGGAGTACCATAATTTGCTGAGGATGGGTCTTGTGGAGTCAATTGACGGACTTCATTATACCCGGATGTCTCTTGTACCTGAGACTGATTACTCCCCTTTCCCAAGTAATTGGAGGCCTGATCACGAAAAGGCTTTGCTTGAGTATATAAAGCTTGATGATTCTAAAACTCTGGAGGAGCAAAGGAGTTGTCTTAGAGAACATGGTCTTGTTTCACCCCAGGATTACATTTCAATGCTTGTTTGGAACTACAAAAGAAATGCAATCATAGTGGACCAGCTTTCTGTTGGGAAGAGTGGTGTCAGTGATGCACAAAGAGGGAAAGAATTGCTGCTGGGATCTACCCATGAGAATTATGATCACAGATCCAGAGGCGAGGAAGACAAGGAAGAAGGATTTCATGCAgctcaaatttaa